CGGCGCTTGGACCGCCGCCTCGACTGAGAGGCTCGCGCAGTTCCTGGCTGCACAGACGCAGGCCTCGCCGTCCGAGCTGCAGGGTCTCGACGATGACGCAGCCCGATTGCTGGCCGCAGAGGCATTCGCGCTGCTGCTCGGCCCCTTGTCCGACATGGTGGGCTCGACCAAGCGCAGTAGGGTCCGTTCGCCTCTCCTGCTCGCCAGCGATCCGCCAGGTCTTCCGCGGCAGCTGTCGGCCGACCTCGAGCATGGGTTCGTCCGGGCTGGCAAGTCCTTCCAGGCCGACCCTTTCGCGCGGTTGCGCGCCCTGCTCACTGTGCTGACCCACTGGTGGTCGGTGCCGACTTCCCGACGCGACACAGCATGGACCGACCCCTGGGCATTCCGCGATCTGGTCAGCGAGGCTCAGGCCGACCCTCGAGTGGCCGCCATGCTCTGCCTCGCCGCGCACCCGAACCAGTTCACGACGGTGCTCGCGCCGGAAGACCGTCTCAGCATCGTCGAGGCCTTCGGAGATCGGCTGGCGTCAACCACTGGCGACACGGACAAGGACCTCCGCGACATCGTGCTCGCACTCCAAGCCGAGAACGACGGACGCGGCGTCGACCTCGACGCCCCGCCCTGGTCGACCGCCTGGAGCGGCAGTGTCGACAACGGCGGCGCCTGGCTGGTGCGCAGCCAGGTCGACCAGCGCGATCGCGTGCCCACCTGGGTGGGGGCTGGAAACGTCAGCCTCACGGTCGGGCGCGTCCGCTCGCTGCCCACCGACCTCACGCAGGGAGCGCTCGGGCAGCTCGTCGACGACCTCTACTCGGACCTCCCGGTCGTCAAGCGCGAGGCGAAACGTCGCGACGTGCTCGCCTTCACCCTGGGCGTACGCCCCGGCGACATCGTCGCCACCGATGCCGGAGGCCACCTGCTGCTCGGCCGCGTGCAGGAGGGGGAGGTGACGCTGGATTCGGTGGGCGGCACCTCGGTGCTGCTGCGCCCGGTGACCTGGTCGGTGGGGGAGGGGCCTGCGATCACGGACCTCCCGGGACCAGTGCGCACCCGGCTGCGGTTCAAGGGCGAGGACGTCGTCAACCTCACCGACATCCTCGACGAGCTCGAGAACCTGGAATCCGGAGACCAGCCGGCGCCCGAGGAGCCCGATCAACCGGACGTCCCTCTCGACGAGCCCGTACTCGCCGTGGCGCGGCTCTCCTGCGACACCGTGTCCTTGGCGGCCCTGCTGCACCATGAGAACGACTCCTGGTTGCGCGAGCTGCTCGTGAGTCTCAACGAGCGCAAGCAGGTCATCCTCGAAGGCCCTCCAGGAACGGGCAAGACGTACGTGGCCCAGCGGCTCGTCGAGGCCTGCGGACTCACGGAGAACCAGTGGGCGCTGGTGCAGTTCCACCCGACCTACAGCTACGAGGATTTCGTCGAGGGCTTCCGCCCGACGGGGACGGACGAGTCCGGTGCGAGGCTGTCCGTCGTGCCGGGGCCTCTGCGACGCATCGCCGAGGAAGCCGGCAAGGCCCCCGGTAAGCCGCACGTGCTGGTGATCGACGAGATCAACCGAGCCAACATCGCCAAGGTCTTCGGCGAGCTGTACTTCCTGCTCGAGTACCGCGACCGGGAGATCGAGCTGCTCTACAGCGAGGGTGAGCGGTTCGCTCTGCCCGACAACCTGTTCATCGTCGGCACGATGAACACGGCAGACCGGTCGATCGCCCTGCTGGACGCAGCCATGCGTCGGCGTTTCGTGTTCCTAGGGATGGACTCCGACGAACCCGCCCTCAACGGAGTGCTGCGACGGTGGTGCCAGGCCAACGGCGTTCCCACGGCGATCGCCGACCTGCAGGACCGCATCAACGCGACGATGCGGGACGCTGGACTTGAACCCGCCCTGGCGTTCGGACCGTCGTACTTCATGCGCCCCTCGCTGACCGACCCTGAGGCTCTCGGCCGGCTGTGGCGCCGTGAGCTGCTGCCAATGCTGCGCGAGCACCACTACGGCGACGACGAGACTCTCAAGCGCTACCGCTTCGACCAGTGGTGCAGCGAGTTCGGACTGGCCGGCGATGGCCAGCCGCGCTGACCTCGAACGCCTCGCCGAAGGACAGGTCCTCGACGACGTACCCCTCGACCGGGCCGAGGCGGTCGCGCTCAACGCCACCAAGCTGGTCAGCGTCGCACCTGGCGCGCATGGCTGGAGGGTGACGGCGGCGTACGCGGTCGGCGCGCTGCAGTGCGGCGAGTTGACCGTCCGGGTTCGGCCCAAGGTCGGCGTGCTGCAGGTACTCCGGCTCCTGGCCCGCTCCCACGGGATCAGCCTGATCGCGCTCGACGACGCTCGCGTGGGGCTCACCGACGACACGGACCTCACCACGGTCCTGGCGGTGCTGTTCGCACGCGAAGCCGCCTCAGCGCTGGCCGGCGGCCCCATGCGCGGCTACCGCACCGAGGACCAGACCCTGCCGGTGCTGCGGGGCCGGATCCGCCTGCGCGACCAGGAGCTGCGCCGGTTCGGGGCGCTCGTGCCACTCGAGGTCACGGTCGACGAGTGGACCACCGACAGCGACGACAACCGTCGGATCCGGGCGGCGACGCGGCGACTGCTGAGCATCCCCGACCTGCCCGACAGTGTTCGGCACCGCCTCAGCCATGTCGACCGCCTCCTCGCCGTCGTCCATGTCGCGCCGCGGGGCGGAGTGGTCGCGCCTTGGACACCGACACGCCTGAACACTCGGCTGCACCGCCTGCTCCACCTTGCCGACCTCGTCCTCGACCAGGCGACCGTGGAGCACCGGGTTGGTGACGTCCAGGTGCACGGGTTTGTCCTGTCGATGTGGACCCTGTTCGAGCGCCTCGTGACCAAGTTGCTCCAGGAGAACCAGGGCTCGCTCCAGGTCATGGCTCAAGAGACGCACGACCTGGACACACGAGGCCGGCTGAGCATCCAGCCGGACATCGAGATTAGGGACGGGCGCGTCGTCGTCGCGGTCGCGGATACCAAGTACAAGCTGCTCGACGACAAGGGCAAGTTC
This genomic interval from Frankiales bacterium contains the following:
- a CDS encoding AAA domain-containing protein, producing the protein GAWTAASTERLAQFLAAQTQASPSELQGLDDDAARLLAAEAFALLLGPLSDMVGSTKRSRVRSPLLLASDPPGLPRQLSADLEHGFVRAGKSFQADPFARLRALLTVLTHWWSVPTSRRDTAWTDPWAFRDLVSEAQADPRVAAMLCLAAHPNQFTTVLAPEDRLSIVEAFGDRLASTTGDTDKDLRDIVLALQAENDGRGVDLDAPPWSTAWSGSVDNGGAWLVRSQVDQRDRVPTWVGAGNVSLTVGRVRSLPTDLTQGALGQLVDDLYSDLPVVKREAKRRDVLAFTLGVRPGDIVATDAGGHLLLGRVQEGEVTLDSVGGTSVLLRPVTWSVGEGPAITDLPGPVRTRLRFKGEDVVNLTDILDELENLESGDQPAPEEPDQPDVPLDEPVLAVARLSCDTVSLAALLHHENDSWLRELLVSLNERKQVILEGPPGTGKTYVAQRLVEACGLTENQWALVQFHPTYSYEDFVEGFRPTGTDESGARLSVVPGPLRRIAEEAGKAPGKPHVLVIDEINRANIAKVFGELYFLLEYRDREIELLYSEGERFALPDNLFIVGTMNTADRSIALLDAAMRRRFVFLGMDSDEPALNGVLRRWCQANGVPTAIADLQDRINATMRDAGLEPALAFGPSYFMRPSLTDPEALGRLWRRELLPMLREHHYGDDETLKRYRFDQWCSEFGLAGDGQPR
- a CDS encoding restriction endonuclease; translation: MASRADLERLAEGQVLDDVPLDRAEAVALNATKLVSVAPGAHGWRVTAAYAVGALQCGELTVRVRPKVGVLQVLRLLARSHGISLIALDDARVGLTDDTDLTTVLAVLFAREAASALAGGPMRGYRTEDQTLPVLRGRIRLRDQELRRFGALVPLEVTVDEWTTDSDDNRRIRAATRRLLSIPDLPDSVRHRLSHVDRLLAVVHVAPRGGVVAPWTPTRLNTRLHRLLHLADLVLDQATVEHRVGDVQVHGFVLSMWTLFERLVTKLLQENQGSLQVMAQETHDLDTRGRLSIQPDIEIRDGRVVVAVADTKYKLLDDKGKFPNADAYQLVTYCRRLGLTTGHLIYAAGDAQPEPYEIVGAGVQLVAHTVDLAQSITDVERQVGSVLRRISGASDTTGLNPRSGAFYSAATVLKVGATD